One part of the Terrimicrobium sacchariphilum genome encodes these proteins:
- a CDS encoding DUF3309 family protein → MSTLLLIILILLLVGALPTWPHSSRWGYYPSGGLGLILVIVLILVLMGRI, encoded by the coding sequence ATGAGTACATTGCTGCTTATCATCCTGATCCTGCTCCTGGTTGGAGCGTTGCCGACGTGGCCGCATAGTTCCCGCTGGGGATATTATCCGAGTGGGGGGCTGGGATTGATTTTGGTTATTGTCCTGATTCTCGTCCTCATGGGACGAATATAA